In the genome of Raphanus sativus cultivar WK10039 chromosome 4, ASM80110v3, whole genome shotgun sequence, one region contains:
- the LOC108840440 gene encoding uncharacterized protein LOC108840440 — MATKFITLAQVHRPKISISTRKPRRCNQNKPRPSKSISENMFNNVFPGKMLTEIYPNDLNNSDPLTNSLLFMEHQPVKEEESTQQEHGKLSICNHQDDGKSIIATKDRDLRREVAQLSLLWYMKCSISFILRKARAFYNEFSCDTSAGSSTMVVVDPYFSVPVLPYNNN, encoded by the coding sequence ATGGCTACTAAATTTATTACCCTTGCTCAAGTCCACCGCCCCAAAATCTCGATCTCAACCAGAAAACCTCGCAGATGCAACCAAAACAAGCCCCGACCATCCAAATCCATAAGCGAAAACATGTTCAACAATGTTTTTCCTGGCAAAATGCTTACGGAAATCTATCCTAATGACCTAAACAATTCAGACCCCCTTACTAATTCTCTACTTTTTATGGAACATCAGCCAGTTAAAGAAGAGGAGTCGACTCAACAAGAACACGGGAAGCTGTCCATATGCAACCACCAAGACGACGGTAAGTCGATCATCGCAACGAAAGACAGAGATTTGAGACGTGAAGTTGCTCAGTTAAGCTTGTTGTGGTACATGAAATGTTCCATAAGCTTTATATTAAGGAAGGCAAGAGCGTTTTACAATGAGTTTTCTTGTGATACTTCTGCTGGAAGTAGCACTATGGTTGTGGTCGATCCATATTTTTCTGTTCCAGTTTTACCTTAcaataataattag